CCGGGCGGCGGGTCCGCAGGGTCGCGTCCTGGGCGCGTCGGCGCCACTGCGCCGCCGCCGAACGCGCCGGTGGTCCGGTGCGGTCGACACGGCGGTCCATCTCCTCGGTGATGGCGGCGCGCCGCTTGCTGTAGTGACGCAACGACGCCTCGCTGATGCCGACGATCTCGCGGATCCCGGAGTCCGTGCGGGCGGCGAAGGTGACGCCGCGGCGCGCGTGTAGTTCGAGTTCCACGGCGCGTTCGTAGGCGACGCGGGCGCCGACGGTCGCGCGGTAGAAGGCACGCCCGTCCAACGCCAACCACTGTGGATTGCCGTTCCCGTCGACTGTCTTGACCTTCGCGGAGACGACGATGTGTGAGTGCAGCTGCGGGTCACGCTCGCGGCTCATCCGGTGGTCGAAGACCAGCGCGGCCAGCCCTTGGGTGTCGAGTTGGCGGACGCCACCCGCGCCGGTCCGGGTGAAGGCCCCGTGCCGCTGAAGGTGATCGAGCAGCGCGCGCACGCCAGCGTGGTGAGCGGCCATGACATCCTGCTTGACGGTGTCGTCGCCAAAGGCCCACAACAGCGACACGGACTTCACGGGATGGGCCGTGACGTCGTATGCGGACACGGCCCGCCGCTCGGGGGCGTTCATGATGTCGTGCCACACCTTGTCGCGCTGTTCCACCGTGGCGTCGTCGGGCAGGTGCGCTAGTGCGCGTCGTACCGCTTCGTCGCGGTATTCGTTGGTCATCGGCGCGTAGATGCGCCATTTCTGGCCGAGCTGGAAGCCCGTCGTGGGATGCCGTCCCTGACCGATCAGATTGCGCATCTGCTTCTCGAAGACCCAGCCGCGCACGCCGAGCACAGCGGCGCCATTGCCCGCCCACCAACCGGGGCTTTCACCCCGCGCGGCGTGGTTGATGTAGTAGGGCGTCGGGCCCCCGTGACCGACAGGGCGCAGGTCATGGCGACCGGCGGCGACCTGCTCCATGACATAGCGGTAACCGTCGCCGGGCGAGATGCGCGTGACGGTCAACATGCCTCGACCGTAGAAGATCAACTACAGAAGTGGCAGTCGAGAATGCAAGGGGGTGTATCCCATGTAAGTGTGCAAGAAGTGAGGGGGAGGGGGTCTAGGCAGGTCAGCGATGCTGTGGCCAAAATTGAACGGGTGCGGTGAGAAGATGCGGAATTGTGGCTAGGTTCGAACGATTCGGTAATTCATGTGGGGTGTGGTCTGGTGGGCGGACTTGGGCAGTGGTTACTGTCGGGAAATGGCGAGTAGAACGGGGAATGAGGCGACTCGGGCGCTGCGGCGGCGGCAGGAATTGGAGCTGCGGGCGGTGCGGGCGGTCGAGCAGGCGGCCGGCACGGTGCAGGAGGTGCAGCGGCGGCGGCATGATGCCGTGGCGCGGCTGGATCAGGAGGTCGACGCGGCTGCGGCGGCTCACGGCTTGGCCGTGGCGGTGCTGGCGACGGTGCTTCGCGATGACGGCTTGGCGGCGAGCTTGACCGGGGTGGACGTTGCCCGGGTGCGGTCGTACCGGCGTGGCGCGGATGGTGCTGCGGTGCGTGCGCGGATCGGGGAGTTGGGCGAGGTGCTGCCGCGTCGGCGTCGCACGGCGGTTCAGGTGCCCGACGCGCGAGTGCCGCCGGTCGGGGATGCCGGCGGGAATCAGATGACCTGAGCTGCGAGCGTTGGCCGGTCCGGGGTGCGACCGGACCGGCCAACGCTGCGGGGTTGTGTCTACGTGCAGTCGAGTCCGCACCCGGTACAGACGACGATGAGGCCACCGGCGAGCGTCTGCGTATCGCTGTCCGTGGCGGTGCAGTGCTCCGGGATGGCGGCAGGCCAGTCCCCTTCGATGACGGTGCGGCCGGGGTAGACCCAATCGAGGGGTTCGCTGCCGTGGTACATGACGGGCGGGCCGGGGATCGGGGCGGCGAGGGGGAGCGTGACCCTGCGGAGTAGCGCGGTGCCGGTGAGGTCGGCAGGGATGAAGGGCGGCGTCTTCTTGCGGGTGGCGGTGCGGAACTGCTCGTAGTCCTTGAAGGTCGGCGAGGCCAGTTCCGCGCGGTCGATGAGGGCTAGCGCCTCGTAGGGCTCGGCGGCTTTGTAGTGGCGGAGGGCGGCTTTCAGGTAGCGGTCGGCGTAGGCGTCGCGCTCGGCCTGTCGCTTGTCGCGTTCGGCCTGAGTCGTGCATGGTGCGGTGAGTAGGTGGGGGTGGGCGTCGAGGTGGGCGGCCACGGCCTCCCAGACCGCAGAACGGCCGTACTTCAGGGTGAGTCCGTCGAGGTGGCCGTCTGCGATGTAGCGGACAGCTGCGTTCTTACCGCCTGGGATGCGGAAGTAGTTGGGTGCCCAGTCGGCGCAGGTCTGTGCGATCGTGACGAGTGCGGCGCGGGCCATGTCCACGGGCGGTGTCCTCTCGAAGTAGGGGCGCTGGGTGCTGGTGCGGAGGGCCGGTACGCGACGGGAGCGGTTGCGGCCGGCGGCGTGCTCGATGAGCGCAGGAGTCGTCGCGGTGGGGTGGCCCGGCCGCCTCGTATGCGGCCGGGCGCTCGGCGGGTAGTGGCCGACGGGAGAGGGCCGGATAGGTCAGCGCTGGGTTTTGATCTGACGGGTTTCTGCGACGGTGAGTAGGTGCGCGGGTAGCTGTGGTAGGTGCTCGCGCCAGGCTCGGTACAGGCGGTGGGTGCCGTCGATGAGTAGCGGTGCTGGTGCTGCGCCGGGGATGTCGACGTGCGCCACGATCAGCGGTTGCGTTAGGTCGGTGGTCATGGCGTAGGTGCGGTTGATGGCGTTGTGAGCTGGCCCGATGAGACTGATCGCCCAGGGGTTCGGGTTGTCGAGGTGCGTTAGGCCGTAGGCGGTGGCCCAGGCGGTGACGTCAACGGGGCTGGTGGCGCGGGGCGTGGCTGCGATGAGTGTTCGTGCGGCGTCGATGTCGAACACCCACGGCCCGAAGTGGAACCACTGCGGCATCCGGCCGTGGCTCACTGCGCGTTGTTCCTGGCGTGCAGGCGGGTGTAGATCGCGACGCATCGCAGGATCAGTTCGTGTGATGGCAGGGTCAGGAGCCGCTGTCGTTTGTCGTCGCGGAGGTGGTCCCAGATCAGGACGGTGACGGCAGCCGACCAGGTGTCGACGATCACCCCGTCGATCTTGGCGTACTGCTGGTTGGCGACGATGCGGCGCAGCGTGTCGATGAGGGTGGCGTCGCCGGTCGGGTGGGTGGCGTCGTCGGGTCGGGCTGCCTCGGGTAGCTGGGTGTAGCAGTCCTCGCAGGTGTAGTCGATGCGCGGGGGGTGTTCGGTCTCCCAGCGGCGTACGTCGGCGACGGGGAGCCCGCATACCGATTGGCGCGGGTCGCGGGGGTGGCGGATGTGCCATGACATTGAGGGGCCTCCGGGCGGGTCTGTCATTTGGCGTGGTTGGGCTGCGGCCTCGTGGTGGCTGTCGTCGCGAACGCAGGCTGCGCGGTGGGCCTTCGGCGGTGGCTCCTGCTGAGGCGCGGAGGGCGAGCGCCGGGAGTGGTCACCGGCTGGTGCGCTCGAACGACGTTCCTTCGGGCTGCCCGGCCGCTGCGGGCGGCCGGGCAGCGTGGGTTAGTCGCGTTGGCCGAGTAGGCGGGCGGGGTTGCCGGTGATGGTCCATCCGGCGGTGTCGTTGATCAGTCGGTGGGTGCGGTGGGCGAGCGTGAGGGGGTACAGGTGGGGGCGTTGTACGTAGTGCTTGCCGTGCTGCCAGAGGTCGAGCAGCATTGCGGCCAGTCGCAGGGTGGCGCGCATGCGTCCGGGGTTGCAGTCGGTGCAGTGGTGCCGGCGGGCGTAGGCGATCAGGGCGACGGTTGCCGTTCGTAGTTCAACGGCGGTGGTGAGGTCGTATACCCCGCTGGTCGGCCAGGCGGGCCGGTGGTCGCATAGCTCCAGGTGGTTGATGACGTCGGCCATGCGGTGGCGAGCGTCGTCGAGCATGGTCAGAACTTGGCTGGTGCGGTGGACGGCGGGGGTTGTGGTGGGGAGGGCCATGGTGGGGGCTGTGAGGGCAGACATGCGGGCTCCTCGTGCTGGGGTTAGTGAGGGGCGGCGTCGCCGTGCCGCTGTGGTGCGGGGTGGGGTGGGCGGCCCGGGTCGGGGAGGGGGTGGCGCTGACCCGGGCCGCCGGTGGGCCTACCGGTAGCGGCGGCGGTGGTTGCCGGTGCGGGGAGCGATGGTGAGGCCGGGGCGGTATTCCTGGACGCTGCCGCCGCGTTCTTTGGCGACGCACATTGCAATGTCGGCGTGGTGAAGGAGTTCAAAGGCGGTGCGGTGGCTGTTGTTGGCGACGGCGAGTCCGACGCTGGCGTGGCAGCCGAAGGTCTGCCACTGGATCATGATCATTCGGTGGTTGAGGGCGTCGGCGACAGCGTGGGCGTAGGCGCGGCTGAGATCGTCGTCGCCGTCGACAACGACGGCGAATTCGTCGCCGCCCATGCGGCCGGCGAATGCACGGGGCATCCGAAGTTCGGTGAGGACGTGCGCTACCTCTCGCAGGACTGCGTCTCCGGTGGCGTGGCCGTGCTCGTCGTTGATGTCCTTGAAGCGGTTGAGGTCGAGCATGATCACGGAGACGGGCCGCTTGCGGTCGCTGAGTAGGCCGTTGAGGTGAGCGACCAGGGCGCGACGGTTCGGCAGCCCGGTTAGCGCGTCGTGGTCGGCGTCGTGTCGGGCGGCGTTCAGGGCGGAGCGGAGGTGCCGGTTCTGTGCGATGAGCGCGAAGCAGCTCGCGCTGGTGCCGAGGAGGAGCGCGTAGGTGATGGGGTCGTGCACTGAGGGCTCCCTGGGGTTGGGTTGGTGGGGGGTGTTCGGTTGGGGTTCGCCGTCCCTCCCGAACAACTATTACTATACACCATGGATGAATGTGGCTCTACCCGTGCCGGTGCCAGAGTGGCTGTTATTTTTCGATCTTGAGCGGTGTTTCTTGTGCAAGGGCCCGGCGGCGTCTCCTCGGGATGCCGCCGGGCCCTCGCCCTAATAGGCGGCTAGAGCTAGCGGCGGATCGGTCGGATGCGGAGGATGTCTCCGAGGGCGATTCGTGCGGCGGGCTGGCGGGTCTGCGGATCCAGGAAAGGGGTGTAGTCCGTCGTCCACACGAGGTACCAGGTGTGGGCGGCGTGTCCGGGGCGGGCGTTGCGTGGGTCGCCGGAGGCTTCCCCGTTGGTCTGCTGCTCGCTTCGGTATCTGGTCATCGTGCCGGCGAGCATCGGGCAGGCGGTGGCGCTGTAGTGGGCACACTCGGGGTGCATGGGCGGTTCGGGAGCGATCAGGCGGGGTAGGTCGACGTCGCGCATGGCGAACACGAAGGGCCGGAACGTCGGCTCGCCGCAGATCTGGCACCGGTGGTCGCGCAGTGATGCGCCCAACCGTTGCGCGTCGATCGCGCCGAATCGATAGCGCCCGTCGGGCATGTGGGCGGTGATCCACGGTACGACCAGTCCGGCGAGCGTGGGGCGGTGTCTCAGGGCGACGAGAATGTCGATTTTAGTCATGGTGATTCCTCGCGCGTTGGTTGCCGGTGCCGGCCCTTCCGGGCCGGCACCGATCGAGGGCTGCGGCGGTCGTGCCCTACAGGGCGAGGCTGGCGCGGAGGTTCGGCCGCATCTCGTGCACCGGCACCAGGGCGCGCGTCGTGGTGCCGTCAATGGTGACGCGGAAGAGGTAGCGCGCCGGGACTCGGCTGCCTTCTCGGTCGCGGTCCGCCTCAAGGTCGATTCGCAGCGTGTCGGGGATGTGGGCGTAGGGCCGGACGGCCTCGATGACCTCGTCCGGGTCCGTGACCCGCTCCATTGCGCCCAGCCAGACGGGCAGGGCGTCGGGGCTCGTCTCGTCGGTCTCGCCGTGGTTCAGAACAACGGCGAAGTACGACGTCAGCGGACGGTCCCAGCCCACGCTGACCTTGTGGTCGATTCGGTGGGGAAGGGGGGTGAGGTTGTGACGACTCATGACACCTCTTCTGGTTGGGTCTTGTGGGCGTGTCCGGCGGGAGTTCGCCGTTCCCTCCGGACAACTATTACTATACACCATCGAGGGCTGTGTTTCTACCCTTCCCGGTCCTGGGGTGACCTGGGATCTTCATGATCGTGAAGGGTGGCACCTGGCGGTTGCGCTGCGAGCGTGGACCGGTGCGGAGCTTGCTCGCCCCCCCACTTCTTTCGGCGGTGGGGGGCGAGCTTGCTCGTCCGTGGCGCGCGCAGTGGAGGTCAAGTTCGGCCGCGGGGTTTCGAGCAAAAGATCATGCGGGGTGTGCATGATGTTTTGTGAGCCGCGGCCGAACTTGACCGGAGCGAGCACGTCGCTAGCCTGTTGCGGCCCCCACCGTTGAAGGGAGGGGTTTTGGCAGTGCGGCCGGAGGCCGCTTCCGGTTTGCCTGGCCCGTCAGGGCCGGGCGTCTTGACGGCGAGCATCCGGCGCAGGTCTGCGAGGGCGGGGTTTGTCGTTGTCCTGGGGTCGGCGCTTGTTGAGCGGCGGGCGGTTCGGTGTCAGTTGGTGCGCTGGTCGAGGATGGTCCACAGGGTGGCGCGTCGCCATTTGAGGCGGCGGCGTCCGGCGGGGCCGGTGTTCTGTTCGTCGGCGCGGTCGAGCACGGGAGTGGGCAGGGCGTTGGGGTGGTTGTAGCCGAGGATCCGGGCTGCCTCGGCTTTGCCGACGAGTTCGTCGGGGTCGCCGGTGCGGTCGGGGTGTCCGTGTGGGCTGCCGATCGGCCGTCCTGTGCTTTCGGCGCCGCCTCTGCCGACACGGTCTTCGGCGATCTTCCAGACGGTTTCGCGCTTCCAACGCCGGCGTGTGCGGCCCCCCGCGCTTGCAGAACTTTCGTCGGGGCACTCCTTCAGGCGCAGCCATACGGGGTTGTTGCCGTGTAGGGCGCTGCGGTTGGTGTAACCGAGGATGCGGGCTGCGGTAGCGACGTCAACGAGTTCGTTGGGGTCTCCGGTGCGATCGATGCTGGCTTGGGTGCTGCGTCTGATTCTGTTGCTGGGTGGCTCGTATCGTGCGATGTCTTCGCGGTTCCAGGTGCGGCCGTCGGCGGTGCGTTCGGGAAACCCGGTGGTGCTGCGCTCGCGGTAGAGCCGGTGCAGGTGGCTGACGGAGATTCCGAGCAGCGCTGCTGCTTCGACGTGGTTGACGACGTCGGGGTCGGGGGAGCGCGTGGGCATGCAGTGATGATGCCGCATGCCGGGTTGAGCGGGGTGGCTTGCCGGTTGGTACAGGGTGGGAGTGCTGCTCATGGTCTGCTTCGCCGTCGCCGCTGGGGGTTGTCGTACGATGGGTGCCACGTGTTCGGCGTTGGGTTCGTTGGGGCCTGTGGGCGTCGGACGCCAGGCGGCCGGGGGGAGTTCGCCAAACTAACCCCCCGGCCTCCGCCGTTAGGTCGTTTCACCTCTGCGGCATGGCGGTTGCTGCTGGGCAGGGGGCATGCAGCGTCGGGCGGCGCGTGCCAAGACTCCGTACTGCGTGTCGCCCCTGGCGACTACCTGTCCGGATGGGAGTCTACGGGCCACGTATTCGCGGCGTTGGGCGTCCCAGCCGCCGACGCACACGGCCGACGGCTCAGCGCGCATCTCCCATCGTTCGCCCTTGGCCGTCGTGATGTGGACGTGGTGCTCGCGGGTGAGCGTCCACCTGTCTCCGTGGGTGTCGAGGCGTAGGCCGTGTGGGTTGTTGTCGCGGAAGAGACGCCAGCGGCCGTCGCGATCGAGCAGCCGCGCGATGTCGTCGCGTGCGTCGAGTGGGCCGTGGGGTCGTGGTGCGCTGACCGCGTGGGGGTGTGGCGGCATCGACATTGTGGCTCCGTGGGGTTGTTGGAGGGCGGTCGCTCGGAGGTTCGCCGTCCCCGAAGACCGGCTATTACTATACACCTTGCTTGTTGGGCTTGCCATTCTGCGTCAGGGCAAGCCCGTGGTGTGTGCGCGGAGCTGGCAGGGCGGGCCGGCTGCGATCGGTGGGTTGCTCGGAGGCCGTCCGGCCCGCCCGGTGACCGCGGGAGCAACGGTCAGGTGCACGACGACGCGAGGACAAAGAAAGCTGATGACCCGGGACAACCCTGCGCAACCGCGCGAGACGTGGGCGTCATTCGTCTGACCGGGTGTCGGTGATGGTTATAGATGACCGTCGCCGGTGAGGCGTTGGCGCAGTTCTGATAGGGGGAGTCGGTGGCGTTGGCGGTGGCGTTGTTCGGTGAGGATGGCGACGTCGCCGAGTTTTTCGCGTAGTTGGGTTTCGGCTGCTTCGGCGGCGGTGTAGTGGTCGGGCAGGACGTGTAGTAGTCGTGCCCAGTGGTGTTTGCCGGCGCGGACGCATGCTCCTCCGCAGTTGTTGTGTGGTAGGCCGAGGTCGTAGAGCCGTGGTGGGCGTAGTCCGAGTTGCCGGGCCGAGTCCAGTAGTTCCTGCTTGGTGAGGTGCGGCGGGTCGAGTAGGGGGAAGGTTGGGCGGCGACGCGTTGGGCGGCGGCCCAGCTTCCGATGCCGCCGGAGTATTGGACGACGTGCAGGTGTTTATCGGGGTTGCTGAGTGTGGGGCGCGGGTTCGGGGCCGGTGTGGGCATGGGGTTCCGTTCGGATGCTTCTTTGCGGGCGGACGGTAGGGAGCCGTGCCGTGCCTAGCTGGGCGGACGGTAGTGGGTGGGGAGGCGAGGGGGGCGCGTGAGCGCTCCTCG
Above is a genomic segment from Micromonospora sp. M71_S20 containing:
- a CDS encoding GGDEF domain-containing protein, with protein sequence MHDPITYALLLGTSASCFALIAQNRHLRSALNAARHDADHDALTGLPNRRALVAHLNGLLSDRKRPVSVIMLDLNRFKDINDEHGHATGDAVLREVAHVLTELRMPRAFAGRMGGDEFAVVVDGDDDLSRAYAHAVADALNHRMIMIQWQTFGCHASVGLAVANNSHRTAFELLHHADIAMCVAKERGGSVQEYRPGLTIAPRTGNHRRRYR